In one window of Mucilaginibacter auburnensis DNA:
- a CDS encoding SDR family oxidoreductase, with protein sequence MRMLKKLLNKSVVITGASSGAGRAAAIEFALCGAKLTLAARNEEVLDEVAAECRRLGAEVLVVATDVTDAKAMISLANAANYFFGRIDVWVNNAGVLAAGPFDEMPMAMHEQVIRTNLLGYMNGAHAVLPIFKAQKRGIIINNISIGGFIPMPYGAGYTASKFALRGFNEALKAELTPWPYIYVCDLFPAFLDTPGIQHAGNYTGKVLKPAPPVYDPRRVGKAMVDVAVRPQATRYVGSVSVLLKLAHAIFPQTMANATAGMVRTYLKQADEISKTDGNVYSTVNYGMSPYGGFGWPGKPRAHRKYIAAAALVGLATGLWMVNK encoded by the coding sequence ATGAGAATGCTAAAAAAATTGTTAAATAAAAGCGTAGTAATAACAGGTGCATCAAGCGGTGCCGGCCGGGCCGCAGCAATTGAGTTTGCTTTATGCGGTGCCAAGCTAACCCTTGCCGCACGCAATGAGGAGGTGTTAGATGAAGTTGCTGCAGAGTGCCGTAGGTTAGGCGCAGAAGTATTGGTAGTAGCAACAGATGTTACAGACGCAAAAGCCATGATAAGTCTGGCTAATGCGGCCAACTACTTTTTTGGGCGAATTGATGTTTGGGTTAATAATGCCGGCGTACTGGCAGCAGGGCCATTTGATGAAATGCCCATGGCCATGCATGAGCAGGTTATCCGTACTAATTTGTTGGGTTATATGAACGGTGCACACGCGGTACTGCCTATTTTTAAAGCACAAAAACGTGGCATCATCATTAACAACATATCCATAGGCGGCTTTATACCTATGCCTTATGGCGCTGGCTATACAGCCAGTAAGTTCGCTTTACGAGGCTTTAACGAAGCCCTAAAAGCTGAGCTTACACCTTGGCCCTATATTTACGTATGCGACCTTTTTCCTGCATTTTTAGATACACCCGGCATACAACACGCAGGCAATTACACCGGCAAAGTACTTAAACCTGCCCCTCCGGTTTACGATCCGCGACGTGTAGGGAAAGCTATGGTTGATGTAGCCGTGAGGCCACAAGCTACAAGGTATGTAGGCAGTGTATCGGTATTACTAAAGCTTGCCCATGCAATTTTTCCGCAAACTATGGCCAATGCAACCGCGGGTATGGTACGTACCTATTTGAAGCAGGCAGATGAGATAAGCAAAACTGATGGCAATGTTTATAGCACTGTTAACTATGGCATGTCTCCGTATGGTGGTTTTGGCTGGCCGGGCAAGCCGCGTGCTCATCGTAAGTACATTGCAGCTGCGGCATTAGTGGGATTGGCTACAGGTTTGTGGATGGTGAACAAGTAA
- a CDS encoding HopJ type III effector protein, with amino-acid sequence MEQQLETLLASLKKGETPFAKVLEFIDANYQHQPTAFKNGDAYNESTQNQGSARVFAFAKLNNLNAEDTLHLFAEHYKAVLDTPDGTDHQNIRQFMANGCAGITFEGEALKVK; translated from the coding sequence ATGGAACAACAACTTGAAACTTTACTGGCATCTTTAAAAAAGGGCGAGACTCCGTTTGCTAAAGTGCTTGAATTTATTGATGCTAATTACCAGCATCAGCCCACCGCTTTTAAAAACGGCGATGCTTATAATGAATCTACCCAAAATCAGGGAAGCGCGCGCGTGTTTGCTTTCGCAAAGTTAAACAACCTGAATGCTGAAGATACACTTCACCTGTTTGCTGAGCATTATAAAGCCGTACTTGATACACCTGACGGTACCGATCACCAAAACATCCGTCAGTTTATGGCAAATGGTTGTGCAGGAATAACCTTTGAAGGTGAAGCTCTAAAAGTTAAATAA
- a CDS encoding FAD-dependent oxidoreductase codes for MAQHIENTTHTRDGALNSPWQLPTGALVNHQTPTGKIYDCLIIGAGITGLTAAVLLQQQGKQVALADAHNVGFGTTGGTSAHINTFADTTYPEAESAFGEDGAILFADAINDGAGIIKQMVTDFNIDCQHETKTGYLYAETEDEAKQLDDIYNGFMKVGVAASYTENAPTPVAYIKALEIPNQAQFHPIEYLMALKDAFLKAGGHLFENTLIDKLEHEDNIHTALSAEKSISAKKIVYATHLPPGITVFSFKCAPYRSYVLAVTLQDDDYPDALIYDSQEPYHYVRTHQINGQKLLLIGGNEHKTGHDDPEQAFADLEAYTRQYYNVAEIKYRWSSQYYIPADGLPYVGQIPFMADGIYTATGFNGNGMMLGSISGKILAEMALGVESKYDKIFSSSRIKPIDGFTEFMKENADVAYRFVADRFGVEEKQSLQQLQPGTGQVVESNDKKMAVYRDKDGTIHALDPVCTHAGCIVNFNAAECTWDCPCHGGRFAIDGSVLTGPPTKGLEQIL; via the coding sequence ATGGCACAGCATATAGAAAACACAACGCACACACGCGACGGCGCATTGAATAGCCCCTGGCAGTTACCCACCGGGGCTTTGGTAAACCACCAAACCCCAACCGGCAAAATATACGATTGCCTGATAATAGGCGCAGGCATAACCGGCTTAACAGCCGCTGTTTTATTGCAGCAGCAAGGCAAACAAGTGGCTTTAGCCGATGCGCACAACGTTGGCTTCGGTACCACAGGCGGTACCAGCGCCCATATTAACACCTTTGCAGATACAACCTACCCAGAGGCTGAAAGTGCTTTTGGAGAAGACGGAGCGATACTTTTTGCCGATGCAATAAACGACGGCGCAGGCATTATTAAACAAATGGTGACCGACTTTAATATTGATTGTCAACATGAAACCAAAACCGGCTATCTCTACGCCGAAACGGAAGACGAAGCCAAACAATTGGACGATATTTATAATGGCTTTATGAAGGTGGGTGTAGCAGCAAGCTATACCGAAAACGCACCTACGCCGGTAGCTTATATCAAAGCTTTAGAGATCCCCAATCAGGCGCAGTTCCACCCTATTGAATATTTGATGGCACTTAAAGATGCCTTTTTAAAAGCCGGGGGGCATCTGTTTGAAAACACGCTGATTGATAAGCTGGAGCATGAAGATAATATACACACGGCGCTATCAGCCGAAAAAAGCATCAGCGCAAAAAAAATAGTTTATGCAACACACCTGCCGCCGGGTATAACGGTGTTCAGCTTTAAATGTGCGCCTTACCGAAGTTATGTGTTGGCGGTTACATTACAGGATGATGATTACCCCGATGCTTTGATCTATGATTCGCAGGAGCCATACCACTACGTACGTACCCACCAGATAAACGGACAAAAACTGTTATTAATAGGCGGCAATGAACATAAAACAGGCCATGATGACCCTGAACAAGCCTTTGCCGATCTGGAAGCATACACCCGTCAATATTATAATGTAGCCGAAATAAAATACCGCTGGTCGTCTCAATACTACATCCCTGCCGATGGTTTGCCTTATGTGGGGCAAATTCCTTTTATGGCCGATGGTATTTATACTGCAACCGGCTTTAACGGTAACGGGATGATGCTTGGAAGTATCTCAGGCAAAATATTGGCTGAGATGGCGTTGGGCGTGGAGAGTAAGTATGATAAAATCTTCTCTTCGTCGCGAATAAAACCTATTGATGGATTTACGGAGTTTATGAAAGAGAACGCTGATGTAGCCTACCGTTTTGTAGCCGACCGCTTTGGCGTGGAAGAAAAACAATCATTACAACAACTGCAGCCTGGCACCGGTCAAGTAGTGGAATCTAACGATAAAAAAATGGCCGTATACCGGGACAAAGATGGTACTATCCACGCGCTTGATCCGGTTTGTACACATGCAGGCTGTATTGTTAACTTCAACGCTGCCGAGTGTACCTGGGATTGCCCTTGCCATGGCGGAAGGTTCGCTATTGACGGTTCGGTGTTAACCGGCCCTCCTACTAAAGGGTTGGAACAAATTTTGTAA
- a CDS encoding hybrid sensor histidine kinase/response regulator transcription factor produces MTKSVFPTYGFIRLLTALLILFSSAAYGQGGYDFTHITTSEGLSSNAINAITKDTSGFVWFGTMNGLNRFDGTNIVIYRNIPKDSLSLPSNVIQALYKDKFGRLWVGTSNGLCYYDPLKDVFIPIKETYGLSVRVLCRDYKGNLWIGSYSDLRIIENGTNKIILFETPAEARRTEKVWRVISLFEDNQRRMWIGSRNGLYRFDPRRNKVDHYIHDQFNPKSLSNNNVTRIVQDNSNRMWFSTSDGLNTLLQDGAFRVFKDSDRDHIGANIIHDLAIAPGLSELWLTTEEGLRIFDLNSMRFNVITSNPRNVYGLRNNQLKTLYIADDKIFWIGLIRGGINKYDKNLALFGFQPSVTFQPKYLPSPIVTSLATLKNNSDVFVGTIGAGLQVFNKNTRTTNLVPLSASSLQPNVLAIKILKSGQLWIATREGDIFQYDPKKRKSELLYKEVDGKLKNENAIRCLDEDNTGKVWIGINGQGVKVFDPSKRQWEVYPSVDLKVNGPSLPTNGYIRAIATKKNGEVWIGSYGSGMAVFNPKTQKFALYSKAKGQLINNYILCILHDRNQRTWVGTNSGLCVFDEKRKSFRGLTEAGGFFNHTTIYQIVEDKAGLIWMSTNKGLSSFNPLNNTVKSFTTNNGVANAPFYEGSGIAAENGTVYFGGESGFNFFESSKVPSIIQKHNVLLTKLKVSNNVVVPGKNSPIKEQINFAKEIILKYGENFSIEYAALDFTNPNDNQFEYRLDGLDHSWNRVGSVKSASYTNLDPGKYIFHVKASYDGRNWSSQEKNIQIIVLPPWWRTIYAYCAYGLIIFSILYFHRKRTIDKIKREFDLQQERSRAKDLIDRQRLEAERMHAIDSLKIKFLTNLSHDFSTPLSLITGPVEKLIHCQDKTVVAESVVIQRNAKRLLNLVNQLLDFRKMEVQQLNLNLAPGDLVKCLKEASEAFNDIAERKNIYFNFSSEIDELPCLFDHDKIERIVFNLLSNAFKFTLIQGEVAVHFYVIENNGDGKNTMCLEINDTGIGIPENLQEKIFEPFFQHSTKGLTTGQGSGIGLSIVSEFVRMHGGTLSLNSQVDEGSSFKITMPIIPLAVAQTAVDDQERTYLEFTPEDLPTSQKRVDIPVILIVDDDEDIRFYLKDNLKGHYNIVEASNGREGWKKVLSQHPQLVVSDVSMPEMSGIELSKKIKADKRTCHIPVILLTGISGEKQQVEGLEAGANDYLTKPFNFEILHVKIRNLLFVNQTLKNTFLKKVQIIEPKEEIESANIKLLKKINHYIKENMSNTNLSVEDISAYVGMSRGTLYRKLMELTELSPVEYIRSIKLENAAELLAQSNLNVSQIAYMTGFANPNYFAKVFKAKYQMSPKEFIAQAKKNIS; encoded by the coding sequence ATGACCAAATCAGTTTTTCCAACTTACGGCTTTATAAGACTTTTAACTGCACTTCTTATTTTATTTAGTAGTGCAGCCTACGGGCAAGGGGGATATGATTTTACGCACATTACCACTTCTGAGGGGCTTTCATCTAATGCCATTAACGCAATTACCAAAGATACAAGTGGGTTTGTATGGTTTGGAACGATGAACGGATTAAATCGTTTTGATGGTACCAATATTGTAATTTACCGTAATATACCAAAAGACTCCTTGAGTCTGCCAAGCAATGTGATTCAGGCATTGTACAAAGATAAATTTGGCCGGTTGTGGGTGGGTACTTCCAACGGATTGTGTTACTATGATCCGCTGAAAGATGTTTTCATTCCAATTAAAGAGACCTATGGACTATCTGTGCGTGTGCTTTGCCGTGATTACAAGGGTAATCTTTGGATAGGCTCATATTCAGATCTTCGGATCATAGAGAACGGAACCAATAAAATTATACTTTTTGAAACTCCGGCGGAAGCGCGACGTACTGAGAAAGTATGGCGTGTTATTTCTTTATTCGAAGACAACCAGCGCAGGATGTGGATTGGGTCGCGCAATGGTCTATATAGATTCGATCCTCGGCGAAATAAAGTTGACCACTATATTCATGATCAATTTAACCCCAAATCTTTAAGCAATAACAACGTCACCAGAATTGTGCAAGATAATTCTAACCGAATGTGGTTTTCAACCTCCGATGGTCTTAACACATTGCTTCAGGATGGAGCATTTCGTGTGTTTAAGGATTCAGATCGTGATCACATAGGAGCCAATATTATTCACGACTTAGCTATCGCGCCTGGTCTTAGCGAACTTTGGCTAACGACAGAAGAGGGATTACGGATTTTCGATCTCAACAGTATGAGATTTAATGTAATCACTTCGAATCCCCGAAATGTTTACGGGTTGAGAAATAATCAACTAAAGACGCTATATATAGCGGACGACAAAATTTTTTGGATAGGTCTTATAAGAGGAGGGATTAACAAGTATGACAAAAATTTAGCGCTATTTGGCTTTCAACCAAGCGTAACATTTCAACCAAAATATCTTCCGTCACCCATCGTAACTTCTTTAGCCACTTTGAAAAATAACAGCGATGTTTTTGTTGGAACAATTGGGGCTGGTTTGCAAGTGTTCAATAAAAACACCCGTACTACAAATTTGGTTCCATTAAGCGCATCCTCATTACAGCCAAACGTTTTAGCTATTAAGATTTTAAAAAGCGGCCAGCTATGGATTGCAACCCGTGAGGGAGACATTTTTCAGTATGACCCAAAGAAAAGAAAAAGCGAGTTATTATATAAAGAGGTTGATGGCAAGCTAAAAAATGAAAATGCCATCCGCTGCCTTGATGAAGATAATACCGGCAAGGTATGGATTGGGATAAATGGTCAGGGTGTAAAGGTATTTGATCCATCAAAACGTCAATGGGAGGTATATCCTTCAGTAGACCTGAAAGTAAATGGCCCGTCACTGCCTACAAATGGATATATAAGGGCAATAGCAACTAAGAAAAATGGCGAAGTGTGGATAGGGTCATATGGTTCTGGCATGGCGGTTTTCAATCCAAAAACTCAAAAATTTGCCCTTTATTCCAAAGCTAAGGGACAATTGATCAATAATTATATACTATGCATCTTACACGATCGAAACCAACGCACCTGGGTAGGCACAAATAGCGGCCTATGTGTATTTGATGAAAAAAGAAAATCTTTTAGGGGACTAACTGAGGCCGGCGGATTTTTTAACCACACAACCATTTATCAAATTGTAGAAGATAAGGCTGGTTTGATCTGGATGAGTACTAACAAAGGGTTAAGCTCATTTAATCCATTAAATAACACCGTTAAATCTTTCACTACTAATAATGGTGTAGCTAACGCCCCTTTTTACGAGGGATCAGGAATTGCGGCCGAAAATGGTACAGTTTATTTCGGTGGAGAATCCGGATTCAACTTTTTTGAATCTTCCAAAGTACCATCTATTATTCAAAAACACAACGTTTTGCTAACTAAACTTAAGGTGTCAAATAATGTAGTAGTGCCTGGAAAAAACTCACCTATCAAAGAACAAATTAACTTTGCCAAAGAAATTATTCTTAAATACGGCGAAAATTTTTCGATTGAGTATGCGGCACTGGATTTCACAAATCCCAATGATAATCAATTTGAATACAGATTAGATGGCTTAGACCATAGTTGGAATAGAGTTGGAAGCGTTAAAAGTGCCTCATACACTAATCTTGATCCCGGAAAATATATTTTTCACGTAAAGGCGAGCTACGATGGCCGAAATTGGAGTTCGCAAGAAAAAAACATCCAAATTATTGTGCTTCCCCCATGGTGGCGAACTATCTATGCTTATTGTGCTTATGGCTTAATAATTTTTTCTATTCTCTATTTTCATAGAAAACGCACTATTGACAAAATAAAAAGGGAGTTTGATTTACAACAAGAAAGGTCAAGGGCAAAAGATTTGATTGACAGGCAGCGATTGGAGGCAGAGAGAATGCATGCTATTGATTCGCTTAAAATTAAGTTTCTAACCAATTTAAGCCACGATTTTAGTACACCCTTATCGCTCATAACAGGCCCGGTTGAAAAGCTTATTCACTGCCAGGATAAAACTGTCGTTGCAGAATCTGTCGTTATTCAGCGCAACGCGAAGCGGCTGCTTAATCTGGTTAATCAATTATTGGATTTCCGGAAAATGGAAGTGCAGCAGCTCAATCTTAACCTGGCTCCAGGAGATTTGGTGAAATGTTTGAAGGAAGCCAGCGAAGCTTTTAACGATATAGCAGAACGAAAAAATATATATTTCAATTTTAGCAGCGAAATTGATGAACTTCCTTGCCTTTTTGATCATGATAAAATTGAAAGGATTGTTTTTAACTTACTTTCTAATGCATTTAAATTTACATTAATCCAAGGTGAAGTTGCCGTCCATTTTTATGTTATAGAAAACAACGGCGACGGGAAAAATACCATGTGCCTGGAAATTAATGATACCGGCATTGGGATCCCGGAAAATCTTCAGGAAAAAATATTTGAACCGTTTTTTCAACATAGTACCAAAGGATTAACAACCGGACAGGGAAGCGGTATAGGCTTGTCTATTGTTAGCGAATTTGTAAGAATGCACGGCGGAACGCTCAGTCTTAACAGTCAGGTAGATGAAGGTAGCTCATTTAAAATTACAATGCCGATCATTCCGTTAGCAGTTGCCCAAACCGCCGTGGATGATCAGGAGCGTACTTATTTGGAATTTACCCCGGAGGATCTCCCTACTTCACAAAAGCGCGTTGACATTCCGGTAATATTAATTGTAGATGATGATGAAGATATCAGATTTTATTTAAAAGATAATCTTAAAGGGCATTACAATATAGTGGAAGCAAGCAATGGCCGCGAGGGATGGAAAAAAGTGCTATCACAACACCCTCAACTGGTAGTAAGTGACGTATCAATGCCTGAGATGAGCGGGATTGAGCTTAGCAAAAAAATTAAAGCTGATAAACGCACCTGCCATATACCCGTAATTCTTTTAACCGGGATAAGTGGAGAGAAACAGCAAGTTGAAGGATTGGAGGCTGGGGCTAACGACTATTTAACAAAGCCGTTCAACTTTGAAATTTTACATGTAAAAATCCGCAATTTGTTGTTTGTAAATCAAACCTTGAAAAACACCTTTTTAAAAAAGGTACAAATCATCGAGCCCAAAGAGGAGATTGAGTCGGCAAACATCAAACTTTTAAAGAAAATCAATCACTATATCAAGGAAAATATGAGTAACACAAACTTGTCTGTTGAAGATATAAGCGCCTATGTAGGTATGAGCCGTGGCACGCTTTACAGAAAGCTTATGGAACTTACAGAACTTTCGCCAGTGGAGTATATAAGATCTATTAAGTTAGAAAATGCAGCAGAGTTGCTGGCACAGAGCAATCTAAATGTTTCGCAGATAGCCTACATGACCGGGTTTGCCAATCCAAATTACTTCGCGAAAGTTTTCAAAGCTAAATATCAAATGTCTCCGAAGGAATTTATTGCACAAGCCAAAAAAAACATCTCTTGA
- a CDS encoding PAS domain S-box protein, whose protein sequence is MSAASHTTGQQLFDLFSSSISEHAICMLDCDGIISFWNEGAANFYKYLAGEIVGQPVALLLKGLSIKQNLEQAFSNGSSNVEITVCRKDGWQFPGFATFKPLYQNSTLQGYALIVDSLTYTRKMEYRFNHPVQNSETKGLFQQLIEHSYSGITLFDADFNFIYRNPAAARITGFNDNARADTSFAEIVHPADRVRVKNTLDILLQTPGCSLPCNLRSRHFEGHFIELEGVFTNWLQEPEIRAIVLNFHDVTEKHKKEETLKQAFTELSDYKQALDASAIVAITDQRGVIKHVNDNFCKISGYSKDELIGQDHRIVNSTFHDKAFMKNLWRTIAAGNVWKGDICNRRKDGDIYWVATTIVPFLNDKGKPYRYVAIRFDRTEGKMIKKELIEKNEQISSLLESINDGFIGVDHDLRYNYVNKRTCEIVGLLPEEMIGKTMWELFPDVVGTPTWHAIEEARITGQPVTNEDYYAPFDLWQENRIYPTANGLSIFISDIGWRKREEQQKALLADISQIFNQMEPPPLLLQQVMKKVLALSSCFCLAETWLVNRDLKHIKLASQAAADERYNLFFEDHPHMRQLDKGNGLPGITWMNGNVEFWPDLANRKDFLRREAATKAQLISALGVPLRYNGNVIGVLLIGLTGNERPGYMDDGTLNRLGDYLGTTITRRQLENEVRDIFEAASDIICIVGMDRQFKKVNPAMCRMLGYTEAELLNMTVDDFVHPDDRPESKKRMELFKNESFRSVYFENRYITRSGAVINLAWTAARGNEEDVMFSIGKNITDKKKAEEEAIRLLNERNTILESIGDAFFSLDTNWMVQYWNHVAEKELKTPKEKILGQNIWQVYPDTVKSLSYIKYHKAMSSGKALRFEDYYPPLGKWYDINVYPSSNGLSIFFKDITPRKKAEQELKEQAEALSVSQKRYADLFQLSPLPKFVFDSETLAFLDVNRAAVIHYGYTREEFLKMTLRDIRPASEISKLEDSQKSPMSSSFLYKPGIFTHRKKNGELIKVDITSSGLDYNGRSARIALAMDVTEQLNHLDAIETQNKKLREISWMQSHVIRAPLSRIMGLVELFNNTQCNEKEVAEILAYVKLSANELDDVIKAITKNANERIDSRSSSL, encoded by the coding sequence ATGAGTGCAGCTTCACATACAACAGGCCAACAATTGTTTGACCTTTTTAGTTCAAGCATTTCCGAGCACGCTATTTGTATGCTTGATTGCGATGGCATTATTTCATTTTGGAACGAGGGTGCCGCGAATTTTTACAAATACCTGGCCGGCGAGATTGTGGGACAACCTGTTGCCTTGTTGCTGAAGGGACTTTCAATTAAGCAAAATTTAGAACAGGCATTCTCAAACGGTAGCAGCAACGTTGAAATAACAGTTTGCCGTAAAGATGGCTGGCAGTTTCCGGGCTTTGCCACGTTCAAACCACTTTACCAGAATAGCACTTTGCAGGGTTATGCGCTTATTGTAGATAGCCTTACTTATACCCGCAAAATGGAATATAGGTTTAACCATCCTGTACAAAATTCAGAAACGAAGGGCTTATTTCAACAATTGATAGAACACAGCTATTCGGGCATAACTTTATTTGATGCTGATTTTAACTTTATTTACAGGAACCCGGCAGCTGCACGCATAACAGGCTTTAACGATAACGCAAGAGCAGATACCAGCTTTGCTGAAATTGTTCATCCTGCCGACAGAGTAAGAGTAAAAAATACACTTGACATATTACTGCAAACACCCGGATGCTCCTTACCATGCAATTTGAGGTCAAGGCACTTTGAAGGGCATTTTATTGAGTTAGAGGGCGTATTCACCAACTGGTTACAGGAGCCCGAGATCCGTGCTATAGTTCTCAACTTTCACGATGTTACCGAAAAACATAAAAAAGAAGAAACGCTTAAGCAGGCTTTTACTGAGTTATCTGATTATAAGCAGGCGCTTGATGCCAGCGCAATAGTGGCAATAACCGATCAAAGAGGAGTTATAAAACACGTAAACGATAATTTCTGCAAAATATCCGGCTACAGCAAGGATGAGCTTATTGGTCAGGATCATCGTATAGTGAATTCCACCTTTCACGACAAGGCCTTTATGAAGAACTTATGGCGCACTATAGCAGCGGGCAATGTTTGGAAAGGTGATATATGCAACCGCCGTAAAGACGGCGACATTTACTGGGTGGCAACTACCATTGTGCCTTTCTTAAATGATAAAGGCAAGCCATACCGATACGTAGCTATTCGTTTTGATCGTACTGAAGGCAAAATGATAAAAAAGGAGCTCATTGAAAAAAATGAGCAGATAAGCAGTTTGTTGGAAAGTATTAACGATGGATTTATTGGAGTTGATCACGACCTTCGTTATAACTATGTTAACAAGCGTACTTGCGAGATAGTTGGTTTACTCCCTGAAGAAATGATCGGCAAAACAATGTGGGAGCTATTTCCGGATGTTGTTGGCACGCCTACATGGCATGCTATAGAAGAAGCACGTATAACAGGCCAACCGGTAACTAATGAAGATTATTACGCTCCGTTTGATCTTTGGCAGGAAAACCGCATTTACCCCACAGCCAATGGCTTGTCAATTTTTATTAGTGATATAGGATGGCGCAAGCGGGAAGAACAGCAAAAAGCTTTATTGGCAGACATTAGCCAGATATTTAATCAAATGGAGCCGCCGCCGCTACTGCTGCAACAGGTAATGAAAAAAGTATTAGCATTGAGCAGCTGCTTTTGTTTGGCTGAGACCTGGTTGGTTAACAGAGATTTAAAACATATTAAATTAGCCTCACAAGCAGCTGCTGACGAACGCTATAATCTTTTTTTTGAAGATCACCCCCATATGCGCCAACTTGACAAAGGCAACGGTCTGCCGGGAATTACATGGATGAATGGGAATGTAGAATTTTGGCCTGATCTGGCAAACAGGAAGGACTTTTTGCGGCGTGAAGCGGCTACCAAAGCCCAACTCATTTCCGCCCTTGGCGTTCCTTTACGGTATAACGGCAATGTGATCGGCGTATTATTGATCGGCCTTACCGGTAACGAAAGACCCGGTTATATGGATGATGGCACCCTTAACAGGTTGGGCGATTACCTTGGTACCACTATCACCCGCAGACAATTAGAAAATGAAGTACGTGATATTTTTGAGGCGGCATCAGATATTATTTGCATAGTAGGAATGGACCGTCAGTTTAAAAAAGTTAACCCGGCCATGTGCCGAATGTTGGGTTACACCGAAGCAGAATTATTAAACATGACAGTTGATGACTTTGTTCATCCTGATGACCGACCCGAAAGTAAGAAACGGATGGAACTCTTTAAAAATGAAAGTTTTCGTTCAGTGTATTTTGAAAACCGCTACATTACGCGTTCAGGCGCTGTTATTAACCTGGCTTGGACAGCCGCGCGCGGTAATGAGGAAGATGTAATGTTCTCAATAGGTAAAAACATTACCGATAAGAAAAAAGCAGAAGAAGAAGCGATCAGGCTTTTAAATGAGCGAAATACTATATTAGAAAGTATCGGTGACGCTTTCTTTTCTTTAGATACGAATTGGATGGTTCAATATTGGAACCATGTTGCTGAAAAAGAATTAAAAACACCAAAAGAAAAAATTTTAGGGCAGAATATATGGCAGGTCTATCCGGATACAGTTAAATCTTTATCATACATCAAATATCACAAAGCTATGTCTTCAGGAAAGGCTTTGCGGTTTGAAGATTATTATCCACCACTTGGAAAATGGTATGATATTAACGTTTATCCATCTTCCAACGGCTTGTCAATATTCTTTAAAGATATTACACCAAGGAAAAAGGCAGAGCAGGAACTTAAAGAACAAGCTGAAGCATTGTCGGTATCGCAAAAACGCTATGCGGACCTTTTCCAATTAAGCCCATTACCCAAATTTGTATTCGATAGCGAAACTTTAGCTTTTTTAGATGTTAACCGCGCCGCAGTAATTCATTATGGTTATACTCGCGAAGAGTTTTTAAAAATGACACTACGCGATATCCGTCCGGCATCTGAAATATCAAAGCTGGAAGACTCACAAAAAAGCCCGATGAGCAGCTCTTTCCTCTATAAACCAGGTATCTTTACCCACAGAAAGAAAAACGGCGAGTTGATAAAAGTTGACATTACGAGTAGCGGACTTGACTATAATGGACGGTCGGCGCGCATAGCGCTGGCAATGGATGTAACTGAACAGCTAAATCACCTTGATGCTATTGAAACTCAAAATAAAAAGCTGAGGGAAATATCATGGATGCAATCGCACGTTATACGTGCTCCGTTGTCAAGAATAATGGGCCTTGTAGAGTTGTTCAACAATACCCAATGTAACGAAAAAGAGGTTGCAGAAATTTTAGCATACGTAAAGCTATCTGCTAATGAACTGGATGACGTTATTAAGGCAATAACCAAAAACGCCAATGAACGAATTGATAGCCGGTCATCATCGCTTTAA